In Montipora capricornis isolate CH-2021 chromosome 4, ASM3666992v2, whole genome shotgun sequence, a single genomic region encodes these proteins:
- the LOC138047252 gene encoding uncharacterized protein, whose amino-acid sequence MDNLKKVMKDAIEANHIEEVIKSIHEAIGHGQSNFTSKDEVQALLNECLYYAVRFGRYEIVKELVKNGADVNYEDPLKQSVLLRTVFSRRSEQVDNILDFLLENGSDINHRSINGQSDFMSLVASEHLNYHQLVRFMDSVKDINEVDLRTGGGYLHLVSRRPDDESKAVMMKKLLEKGLEVNGRDNNDDTPLHLMATIADCASMNFLVKNGADFLAKNRLGETVLHSLVSSNEFDGFQESLAFLIEMGMDLNGTDSSGKTSIHHALMSKDTNEAAIRELLKAGIKVNAKDANGRNELYAAVEAVDVSYCPSDLDRRAAVIKLLAEVGVDVSEGDMYGITPLHLATMKSDLEILVTLLDAGADIMKRSNSGATALHWSCRTYNMAHVMIHSYFNESQDINVADDYGSTALHWAVWFRQLPVSQSLLQVGCDYLIHDNSGNTPVDLAKKVLFDQFLDLVEDEKYKDLDGLTLQEPILKCNDSDPFHACPLLRYARKEGGKLDMEPYIEHLDRHKASLARCFDASVDTKHMGLFYNIQENISVPKTIETLMTLVKKRVGELNPLFNGELRLAGSVFEGTKVNLPDEFDYLWVLTEFCEAFLPVESPTFPESFVKLKLRKDADAPRFRRYLTKQNFLDSSLFIRDFNRKVNEAIMDILKHESQFSNLMCLQQLNEIFCTISSLAFQYLGREGKYFRISVDVVPTIWFPGWTPRDLKTMDAFSSRVEKSPGFYVIIKTPDRCHVKDFTLFFRVSYAYLEQCIMRAVPEFIKMGYIVLKILAESGYLPKVVDHDNQRRVKKYVTSYHLKTCFLHELELWKRDIENTTEIMEFEDKRKLALVWAKRVVNHYEKSIQGKFLATLFEPKRNLLGLVGFEDVIQDGDIFVDLVNLLQYMLGLLDHDEPIRAQDL is encoded by the coding sequence ATGGACAATTTAAAAAAGGTGATGAAAGATGCCATCGAAGCAAACCACATTGAAGAAGTTATCAAATCAATTCATGAAGCCATTGGTCATGGTCAAAGCAACTTTACAAGCAAGGATGAAGTGCAAGCCCTGCTAAATGAATGTCTCTATTATGCTGTGCGTTTTGGTCGCTACGAGATCGTAAAGGAATTAGTGAAAAACGGAGCTGATGTAAATTATGAAGACCCTTTGAAACAATCCGTCCTTCTCCGAACTGTCTTCTCTCGAAGGTCTGAACAAGTTGATAACATTCTGGACTTCCTCCTTGAAAATGGCTCGGATATTAACCACAGAAGCATCAACGGCCAATCAGACTTTATGTCCCTGGTGGCTAGCGAACATTTAAATTACCATCAACTTGTGAGATTTATGGATTCTGTTAAAGACATCAATGAAGTTGACCTCCGAACTGGGGGAGGTTATCTTCATCTCGTTTCCCGTCGCCCTGATGATGAAAGCAAGGCAGTGATGATGAAaaagttgttggaaaaaggTTTGGAAGTAAACGGGAGAGATAACAACGATGACACACCACTTCACTTAATGGCAACTATTGCGGATTGTGCTTCAATGAATTTCTTGGTCAAAAATGGTGCAGATTTTCTTGCCAAAAACCGATTGGGTGAGACCGTACTGCATTCGCTTGTATCCAGTAACGAGTTCGATGGATTTCAGGAATCACTGGCATTTCTCATTGAAATGGGGATGGACCTTAACGGAACTGACTCAAGCGGGAAAACGTCTATTCACCATGCTCTTATGTCCAAGGACACAAACGAGGCAGCCATTAGGGAACTTCTTAAAGCTGGCATTAAAGTAAACGCAAAAGATGCAAATGGACGGAATGAGTTGTACGCTGCCGTCGAAGCAGTAGATGTGAGTTATTGTCCTTCCGATTTGGACCGTCGAGCTGCGGTCATCAAGTTGTTGGCAGAAGTTGGTGTTGATGTCAGTGAAGGTGACATGTATGGCATCACCCCTTTGCATCTTGCTACTATGAAAAGCGACCTTGAAATCCTTGTAACGTTACTCGATGCTGGCGCAGACATCATGAAGAGGTCCAATTCCGGAGCGACAGCTCTTCATTGGAGCTGTAGAACGTACAACATGGCGCATGTTATGATTCATTCATACTTCAACGAGAGTCAGGATATTAACGTTGCCGACGACTATGGGTCGACTGCTTTACACTGGGCGGTCTGGTTTAGACAACTGCCTGTCTCGCAAAGCTTACTCCAGGTTGGATGTGATTATTTAATCCATGATAACTCTGGAAACACACCAGTTGATCTTGCGAAGAAAGTCTTGTTTGACCAGTTTTTGGATTTGGTGGAGGATGAGAAGTATAAGGATCTGGACGGTTTAACTTTGCAAGAGCCAATTCTCAAGTGCAACGACAGTGACCCTTTCCACGCATGTCCGTTGTTGCGGTATGCCAGAAAAGAGGGGGGAAAACTTGACATGGAGCCTTACATTGAACATCTTGACCGTCATAAAGCATCCTTAGCAAGATGTTTTGATGCATCAGTGGATACAAAACACATGGGCTTGTTTTACAACATTCAAGAGAACATTTCTGTGCCAAAAACCATCGAGACCTTGATGACGTTGGTGAAGAAACGAGTCGGAGAGCTTAATCCCTTGTTCAATGGTGAACTAAGACTAGCAGGAAGTGTGTTTGAAGGAACAAAAGTCAACCTTCCGGATGAATTTGACTACCTCTGGGTTCTAACGGAGTTCTGTGAAGCATTCTTGCCTGTTGAATCGCCAACCTTTCCTGAAAGTTTCGTTAAATTGAAATTAAGAAAAGATGCTGACGCCCCTCGCTTCAGGAGGTATCTAACCAAGCAAAATTTCCTGGACAGTAGTTTGTTCATTCGAGACTTCAACCGAAAAGTCAATGAAGCAATCATGGACATACTAAAGCACGAAAGCCAATTTTCAAACTTAATGTGCCTTCAACAAttgaatgaaatattttgcacCATTTCCAGCCTTGCTTTTCAGTACTTGGGAAGAGAGGGCAAATATTTTCGCATATCAGTCGATGTAGTTCCAACCATTTGGTTTCCAGGGTGGACACCGCGAGACCTCAAAACGATGGACGCGTTTTCCAGCCGTGTAGAAAAATCTCCAGGGTTTTATGTCATCATAAAAACACCAGACAGATGCCACGTTAAGGATTTCACTTTGTTCTTTCGCGTTTCGTATGCATATCTTGAACAGTGCATCATGAGAGCTGTTCCCGAATTCATCAAAATGGGATACATCGTTTTGAAGATTCTGGCGGAGTCAGGTTATCTGCCCAAAGTTGTGGATCATGACAACCAAAGAAGAGTCAAAAAATATGTAACCAGTTATCACTTGAAAACCTGCTTTCTGCACGAGTTGGAACTATGGAAACGAGATATTGAGAACACAACGGAAATCATGGAATTTGAGGATAAGAGAAAGCTGGCATTGGTCTGGGCCAAACGAGTCGTCAACCATTATGAAAAGAGTATTCAGGGGAAATTTCTAGCGACCCTTTTCGAGCCGAAAAGAAATTTACTTGGTCTGGTTGGGTTTGAAGATGTCATACAAGATGGCGATATATTTGTTGATCTCGTGAACTTGCTTCAGTACATGCTTGGCTTATTGGATCACGATGAACCCATCCGGGCACAAGATCTTTAA
- the LOC138046802 gene encoding solute carrier family 12 member 9-like, with product MASLDNSGAPPLGRYTLLPCTSSQDSLSEDRQIGLSSPILEGYSVNAEVISNPMTHLAEQDHLHLRSFPATAEDVEPENQKKKLSTFFGVVVPVTLSMFSVILFLRLGFIVGQAGMILSIGMFVIAYLVVGLTVLSISAIATNGTVKEGGAYYMISRTLGPEFGGSIGVIFYFANIFATALYILGFVEALVNNFGHTSELKVQ from the exons ATGGCCTCTTTAGATAATTCTGGTGCACCTCCCTTAGGAAGGTATACTTTGCTTCCTTGCACTTCATCACAGGACAGCCTATCGGAGGATAGACAGATTGGTTTGTCTTCTCCCATTTTGGAAG gTTACTCTGTGAATGCTGAGGTGATATCCAATCCAATGACTCATTTGGCTGAACAAGATCATCTGCATCTAAGGAGTTTTCCTGCGACAGCAGAAG ATGTAGAACCAGAGAACCAAAAGAAGAAGTTGTCAACTTTCTTTGGTGTCGTGGTCCCAGTCACGCTTTCCATGTTTTCAGTCATTTTGTTCTTACGTCTTGGATTTATAGTTGGCCAG GCTGGCATGATATTGTCCATTGGCATGTTTGTGATTGCATACCTTGTAGTAGGACTGACAGTGCTCTCCATTTCTGCTATTGCAACAAATGGTACTGTCAAAGAAGGAGGAGCATATT ATATGATTAGTAGAACGTTAGGTCCTGAGTTTGGAGGGTCTATTGGTGTCATTTTCtactttgcaaatatctttgctACTGCTCTTTATATTTTAGGT TTTGTGGAAGCTCTTGTGAATAACTTTGGTCATACCTCAGAACTCAAGGTACAGTAA